In the Methanocalculus natronophilus genome, GATTGCGGCGATGCCAAACGCAGCATCTGAGACGGGGTCGCCTGCAATCATGCCGGTGAAGGCCATGATCAGGATCGCAACCAGCAGACCGTAGATCGCCTGTGTCTCAGGGATGACAGAGAAGACGAGAGAGCGTCCAAATGACGCTTCGTGTTCGGCAGATGCAGCAGATCCGGCAGCAGCAGCAATTCCCTGACCGATTGCAGAGATACCTGCAATACCAATTGCAAGAGCGCACCCGATAGCAGCAAGGCCGGTTGCCGTTGTCGCAATCTCCTCACCCGTCAGCATCCCGGTGAAGGCCATGATCAGGATCGCAACCAGCAGACCATAGATCGCCTGTGTCTCAGGGATAACTGAGAAGACAAGGGATCTGCCCATGGACTCTTCCCGCTCAGACGAGGTGGCGATACCCGCAGATGCGGCAATTCCCTGACCTATGGCCGATATTCCGGCGATACCGGCAGCAAGACCCGCACCAAGGGCGGCAAGGCCCATTGCCGTTGATACCTCGCCACCCCCGCCACCGATGACTCCTGTCGAAAGCAGGATCAGAACAGCAACAAGCAGCCCATACATCCCCTGTGTCTGGGGTACTGCCTGGAAGACCAGGGCCTGGCCGAACTTCTCTGGTTTGATTGCTATCACGCCTGCTCCGGTTGCACCAGCAATACCAACACCGATACCGGATCCGATTGCTGAGAGGCCGACGGCAAGGCCCGCCCCCGTGACAGCCAGGATAAACCCGGCAGTTATCTCAATACTCATGTATCATCCTCCAGAAGCCGGGTGGCAACACGGTCTGCTGCAAACGGGGAGAAAGCCCTGCCGCCACCCTGGTAGAAAGTGCCGAAGAACTCCACGTACTGGAGACGGAGCGCATGGATGAATCCGCCAAGCGCCTGGAGAACAAGATTGGCCGCATGGCCGGCAATGGCAAAGATGATGGCAACAACAACGAGGACAGGATGGATCGACCAGATCATCCCTGCGAGGATGTTGACGGTCATGGCTATCCCGGCAGTTGCCAGGGCAAGGGCGAGAATTCGTGTATAGCTCAGCCAGTCGCCAAGGAATCCGGTGATGCTGAAGAAACCAAGAGGACCCTCTGTTATGATGATCATGATCGCACATGCTGCTGCACCAAACCCGGATGCCAGAATGAGTGCCTGGGAAAATTCTGCCCATCCGAAGAAGGAAAAGAGAAGGATTGCCGCACAGGGCTGGATTGCAAACCATAAACCCTGTTTTTTAATCATCTCACCAGTTTTGCCGTCTTTCAGGTTCATATACCCTGCAATCCCAAGGCCCACATTCAGGTGTGCGATCCCAAAGATCAGGGCAGCTGTCAGGATTGCAAGCGGGTTTGTGAGCGGATCAACACGTGCAAACGGAACTGCCATGCCAAGGTAGGCGGGGAAGAGATCGCCAAAGAACCCTCCCTGCAGAATACCAAACACGATCCCCGAGAGGGAACAGGCAAGCAGCACCCAGCCGAGATCACGGGTGGATCCGGGTGCCCGGGCAGGCCCTGCCAGGAGCATAAGGCTCAGGATCGCGAGGCAGAGACCATACCCGGCATCACCAAGCATGATGCCGAAGGTGATAACCAGAACCGGAGCAAGAAAGATCGTCGGGTCAACCTCCCGGTACCGCGGGCGGGCAAAGGTGGAGGTCAGCGTCTCAAACGGCCTGAGCCAGAACGGGTGGGCATAGGAGACCGGAACGTCTGCATCACCATCAGTTCCGGGAATTGACCGGTAGATGAGTGTTCCCCCGGCAGAATCCTCGCCGATCTTCTCAAGGGTCGGGATATCCCGTCTCCTGATCCATCCGGTATAGAGACGGAGGTCACGGGTTCTTCCCGCACGGGCAGAGGCATCGATCTGCTCCCGTGCGAGCCTGAGTTCCTCTGCCAGTCCGAAGAGCTGCTGGTATTTTTGTTTTCGAATCGTATCGAGGCTCTCGTTGATCTCCTCACGCTCACGCTTCAGAGCCTCCCGCTCCTGCCCAACCGATCTGAGAGCCCCGGCAACGTTTCCGGTCCTCCATCCAAACTGGAAGTCCGCGAAGGCACGGGACCGGAGGAGGGAATCAACCCGGTCTGCCGCAGTTCTATGGCTGACGACGAGTGCAACCATCCCCTCCTCCTGAAACCGGCAGACCGATGCAGCAACTGCGTTCTCTATTCCTTCTTCCCAAAGGAGAAGCGCAACATCCTCACATTCGCCACCAGGTATCAGGCCTGCCCGGATCGTGAGAAACTGCTTCTCCTCTGGAGGCGGGAGGGTATCAGAGAGGGTTGCATAGAGCAGAAGGTGCTGCTCCTCCTCTCCAAGGCGCAGCAGCTGTTCGTTGATAGCTGATAACCGCGTTCGTTTCAGAAGGACATCCTCAATGAGCGGATTGGATTGTGCTGCGGCATCAAGGCATTCCTGCGGCGTCTTCTCGCTGACGTTAACAGGATCCCGTTTTTCGGGCAGAAAGAATGCCGCTATTCTGCCCCGTTCTCCATTGTTTTGATCGGTGAGGACCTCGACTGCCCGTTCAGTCCTCGATTGTGCTGCGGCGATCGCCTGGCGGATCTCTTCCCGTTCAACCGGGGTGACCAGGTGGAGGAGATGTTCCCCCTCAGAGATCGGTGTCAGTTCAATGATTCCGGCTTCATGGATCGCCTGGAGAAAGGTACCTGCATACCGGTGATGGATGCCGATCATCACCTTATGCATCTCTGCCGGATAGATCATGCTCCACACCTGTTATTGCCCGTATAATCAGTTCAACTGCCGCTTTTCTTCCGGATACGGCAGCCTGTTCTATCCGTTCGACCCTGAAGCCGGTCTCTTCAGAGACTGCTGCTGCTGCGGATCGGGCATCACGGACAGCCGTTGCAACCATTTCTTCTGCTGCTTCGGCTGCCTTCTTCTTCTCTTCTGCAATATATGCTGATGCCTTCTCTTTTCCATCTGCAATCCGCTCTTCAGCGTCTGCTTCTGCATCCCTGATCATTGAGACAGCCTGCTCTTCGGCCTTCAGGACAGTCTCAATATCATGGATTGGCATGATTCTGGATATGGGAGGCTTCAAAGATAAATATACTCCCACCGGAGCCAGCCTTCCACCGGGGATATCCTTTATATCCTGAAGACGAGAGTTCCTCAGGGCAGGCTGCGGCTGTGCCGGCAAGGGAGGTGGAGTTCAGGCATGGTGGACGACTATATCATCGCCGCTGACATCGGGGGGACAACCAGCAGATTTGGATCATTTGCTCTTTTAGAGGATGGAGAACTCTTTTGCAGGGATTTGGTTCATCTCCGGACAGGTGAGTCCGGCTCATTTACCGCTCTCATCCAAAAGGCAGAAGATGCTTTTTGTTCTGCCTGCGATCATCCCCCGGCAGCAGTTGTTCTTGCTGTACCAGGGCCGGTCCGGAAAGGAGCACCGGTTATTCTCCCAAATATCCCCTTTACAATTTCTGAGAGTGAGCAGGAGAGACGGTTTCTGGATCGAAAAATCATCCTTATCAACGATTTTGCAGCCCAGGGGTATGCCTGTTGGCGCAACCAGCATCTTGCAACAGAGGTGATCCAGGAAGGATACTTCCGCAAAGAAGGAACAATGGCAGTGATTGGTGCTGGAACCGGGCTTGGTCATTGTGCTATCAAGCGGTGCAACGAGGGGTTGCCAGTTGCGATTCCCTCTGAAGCAGGCCATGCCGCTTTTCCATTCTCAGGAGATGAGGAGATCAGGTACCTGCACTATCTCCTCCAAAAGGAAGGAATCAGCTATCCAAATTGCGACCTTGTGGTGAGCGGACGGGGGCTGTCACATCTTCATGCCTGGCTCACCGGAGACTGCCTTGAGCCCGAGGAGATTGTCCGGCAGATCGGATCCGAATCAAAGACAACGATCTTGTTCTCCCGTTTTTATGCCCGTGCATGCAGGAATTACGCACTCAGTCTCCTTGCGACAGGTGGGATCTTTATCACCGGCGGAATTGCCATGAACAATACGTTCCTGGTGAACAATACGTTCTTCAGGGATGAGTTTGCGGATGCCGGACCCTATACAGGCCTGCTTCAGGAGATCCCGGTCTCAGTCGTCACTGATGAGAGAGTCGGGCTTCTTGGCGCAGCAGAATGTGCCAGGATACGGCTTGGGAACCGGACTGCACCGCGGCAGATCTGATCGGGGAGATAGTTTTTATCATAGAAGAGAGGAGTTCTGAGCATGGGCATTCAGGAGATCCGTGATGAGATAGAGAAGATAGATGCTGAGATCGTCGAACTCATCAAAAAAAGGCAGTCTCTTGCCGGGAAGATGGCACACGAGAAGGTGAAGGCCGGCAGGCCGCCTGTTGATCCAGACCAGCGGGATCAGGTGATTGGACGGGCGGTTGAAACTGCAGTGGAGCTTGGGATCGATCCTGCCGGTATCCGCGAGATCTTTTCGCACCTTGTCAGGATGAGCGAAGATAAACAGAGGGGTTGCATGGGGGATGGGAACCTGCCGTGAGATCTCTAGAGAAGGCGCATCTTCCAGAAGCGAAGAGAAAGATCCATTGCAATGTAATTCCATATGCCGTCATTTGGCTCAAAACGCTGCGAGAGGGATTGCGCAGACGACCTGATCCGATAGCACCCGACAATATCACGGAGGAGTTTCCGCGAGAAGTACGCTTCTTCAATCGGCGGCATCAGGATATCGAGTCCCCTGCCTGCAACAACCATCATCGATCGCATCTCAAAGACACAGGCAGTCTCTATATCCGCCAGTGAGAATGAAGAGCCGCGTGGATGGTTGTGGAGAAAGATGGTATTGGTGAGGCAGAAGAGAGCCCGGTGACCAAACTGGATCCGCATCCGTTCGCCGGTGAGTCTCTCAAGAAGGGTTCCATGCTCATCAAAGACACATGCATGTTCAATCTCTTCATCCCGTATCGCAGACGCATACGTTGCAAGCACGCCGGGAGAGAGGGGATCATCGTTTTGGAACGGATAGGGGAGGTCTGATACCGGCAACCGGGGGGATGGCAGAACAGGGTATGCCGATCCGCGGTGGAGATCCGGAAACGAGAGGTAATCTCCCCCCGTGTGTTCTGATATTGCCCCGCAGACACACAGTGTGGCAGCTCTGCAGGGTATGGGCGGGCGATCCATCATAATAAAATTAATTTGTGCTAACTAATATTATTTTGCAAAACAATACCAGGATGCTCCCGATCTCAATGACCGGATTGCAGTTACGTTTTTTTATCATATAGAGAATAGGTATCCACTATGCAATCGCTTCAGATTCTCTTTATTGGTATCGCTGCTCTCCTCGCCGGGGTTGCCATAGGCCTGATCGCCGCCCCTGCACCTGATACAGACGATGAGGCGGCACGTGTACTGCTTGAGCTCCAGTCTGAGATTACTGCTTCCCTCCATACGCTGGATACCAGGCTGGCTGCCGCAGCATATGATCTGGGGGCAACCGGTCTTGATACCGATCCCGCTCGTGAGATACTGCTTGAAACAAGCACAATCCACCCATCAGTCATCGACAGCACCACGGTTGGGCCGGATGGCATCATTCGTGCTGCCGAACCGCCTGCATACCACGATGTGGAAGGAACTGATGTCTCGGACCAGCTGGCAACACAGCATATCCTGGCAACGCACCGGCCGATCATGAGCAGAATACTGCCGGTGGCAGAAGGCATTGATGCTTCATTCATCAGCGCACCCGTCTTTACCCGCGAGGGGATCGCAGATGAGCCTCCGGGGATGTTCATCGGGTTTACCTCGGTCGTCTTCAGGCCGGATCTCCTGATAGGAGAGGCGGCTCTCCCGGTTGTTGCCGGGACACCATACACGATCTGTGTCGTGGATACTGACGGCCGCGTCATCTATGATACCGACCCCGACCAGATCGGACTTCCGCTTGATGATCCCATCTATACCGCGTACCCGGAGCTCGTTGCATTCGTCACCCGTGTCACAGAAGAGCGGCAGGGAAAAGGTTCCTATACCTTCAGGGGTGAGACAAAAGAGTCGATCTGGACGACTGTCTCACTCTATGGAACAGAATGGCGGGTGGCTGTCAACAGGATAGCAGATTAGCGAGGGGGAAAAGAGAGGAGCTAATCAGGTTCTCTTCCATGCGAGAACTGCAGCCATGATGAGTGCCAGGAGCGGCAGAACCATTCCTGCCGGTGATGATTCCACCGGCACCCGCTTTCGATCAGTTGACGTGAAGAGATCGGGATGGATAACGTCCGCCACCTCTTCAAGTGCATCCACTATCCTCGGGCCCCCGCGGCTGATGGTGTCGGCATCAACAATAATAACCCTCTTCTGCTTCACTGCATTCATTCGCTGGAATCTCGGCTCGTTCATCACATACTCATAGATGATATCATAATCATCCTTATCCATCCCGGTCCCGGAGTTGACGAGAATATAGTCCGGGTTAGCAATAACAAACTCTTCAAGCCCGATGATCTCCCATTCCTCAAATGATTCAAAGGCATTTGTCCCACCAGCCCTTGTTATAACCTCATGCTGGAAGGTTTTGTCACCTGATACCCAGACCGGATCATGCCAGACAATATGGGCAACCGAGGGGGTCTCCAATCGGTCTGCCACCGTATCGGTTACTGCCTGGATTCGTTTGTCAAGGTTCGTTGTAAGCAGTTTTGCCTCAGCCGTATTACCCGTGAGCCTGCCAAGCAGGAGGATATCATCCAGGATACCATCCATTGTTTCCGGCTCAATGACCACAACCTCAAAGCCGAGTCTCCGGAGTCGTTCAATCAGTTCCCCGGAGTTGCCGGAAGTTGCCACCACCAGATCCGGTTTTGCGGCAACGACCTTCTCAAGGCTGACTGTCCTGTATCCTCCAACTGTTGGAATGGCATGTGCCTCTGCTGGATAATCGCTCTGGTCAGCCACTGCAACAAGCCGGTCGCCTGCACCGATGGCAAAGAGGAGCTCGGTATTGGATGGGGCAAGGGATACGATACGATCCGGGTACGAGTCAATTGGTATTGTATGACCGGCGTCTTCAGGAACAGTGATAGTCAGGGTTCCATCTTCATTGAGCAGGGTCTGACCTGCTGGTTCTTCTGGCGCGAGGGCTGCTCCAACCCCGGTGCAGAGCACCATGATGGCTGCCAGAACACCAATACTTCTCCAGATACTCTTCGTTTTTTGACTTCTCATGCAATCACAGGTCCTATAAGAGTCATAAAATTCCATAATAATCGAAAAAAAAATTCACACTCTCATCGTCATGGCATCTTCCAGTGAGTCTGCCACCACCATACCGCCCAGAACGAGCCGGAAGAGCAGGCTGGTTGCCGCTCCCCCGGTATGGTCCTCAAATGATTCCACGCACCCGACAAGAACCGTCTTTTTGGCATAGGGTTCCAGAAGTCGTATATTCTCAAGATTTCCACTCCCAACGGGCATTGGAACAAGCAGAATCATATCCGCCTCCTCAAGGAAAGAGATGAGTGCTTCTGCGGCATCACCAGATATTGATGCAAACGGTGCTTCGGAGATGATCGGAATACCAAGATCACGTGCTGTTGTATAATCTGAGTCAAGGACATTCAGGACGCCGGTGGAGAGGAGGCAGCCTGCCTGGTGGAGTTCTCTCTGGATGAACGAACCTGTGCCGCCGCCGCAGACCAGATGCACCCGTCGTCCCCCGGTTTCAAGCTGCGCCTTCTCATACATCGGCAGGATATACGGCCTGTTCGTGGACGGGTGTGTTGCCACAATGACACTGATTCCATAGACCGAGTGGATCAGGTTCTCTGTCACCACGTCTGCCGGTCTTCCGATACCGGCAATCTGCCTCTCCTTTAAGAGAATTATCCGGTCACAGTAGCAGGATGCAAGATTGATGTCGTGGAAGACGCTGATCGTCGCTGTCTTCTCCATCTCCTTTCTGATGATTGTTAAGATCTCGATCTGGTGGCTGATATCAAGGTGCGAGGTTGCCTCATCAAGAAGCAGGATATCCGGCTCCTGTGCGAGAGCCCGTGCGATCAGCACCCGCTGCCGCTCGCCGCCGCTGATCTGGTTTACGGGCATATCTGCAAGGTGGGAGACATTGGCAAGCCGCATCACCCGCTCACAGATTGCGTGATCCTCCCTGCTTTCTGATGCGAACCTGCCGATATAGGGGTGGCGGCCCATCATCACGATCTCAGCAACGGTATAGTCAAAATTGATAGCCGTCTCCTGGGGAACGACTGCCACCCGCTGCGCCAGCATCCGGAAGGAGAGGGAGTCCAGCTGATCACCATTGTAGTAGACGTCTCCTCCTGCCGGGGCAACAATCCTGCTCATGGCTTTCAGGAGGGTGGTCTTTCCGGAGCCATTCGGGCCGCAGATACCGATCATCTCACCAGACTGCACTGAGAAGGCAATCTCCTCCAGGATCTGGTGCGCTCCGTACCGGACATCGAGATCGACGACATCGACAGCCTTCATACCGCACTCCTCCTTCGCAGGAGATACATGAAGAATGGAGCGCCAAGGAATGCCGTGATGATCCCAACCGGCATCTCGTTTCCAAATGTCCGGGTGAAGGTATCTGCCCAGAGGAGGATCAGTGCTCCTGCAAGGATTGCAGCAGGGAAGAGCACCCGGTGATCAGGGCCGACGATAGTGCGCATCAGGTGGGGGGTGATCAGGCCGATGAACCCGATTGCGCCCGCGATGGAGACAGCGATCCCGGCAAGGACTGCACTTGCAAAGAGAAGGAGAATCTTCAGCTGCTCAACATTTACCCCAAGGTGGACTGCGTCCTCATCACCAAGCGAGATGATGTTGATGTCGCGTGCAAAGAGATAGATCAATAGACAGCCTGCCGGGATAAGAAGCGCAACCCATACCTGGTCCCATGAGACCGTCCAGAACCCACCCATCAGCCAGAAGACGATCTGGTGCAGGCTCTTTCCGGCAGTATACATGAGAAACGAAAGCATTGCCGAGAGGAACATCGAGAGTGCAACACCTGTCAGGAGCAGGGTCTCAACCGGGATCTTCCCGCCCCTGCGGGCAATGGTATAGACCAGGAAGGTTGCGCCGACAGCCCCGGTAAAAGCAAGGACCGGAAGGCCGACTCCTGCGAGGAATACAATAGAGATGACTGCACCAAGCGATCCCCCGGCAGATGTTCCGATGATATAGGGATCTGCCATCGGATTCTTAAAGAGCGCCTGCATCGCGGTGCCTGCCGTTGCAAGCGCAGCACCCACCAGCACCGCCGCAATCACCCGCGGAAGCCGGATATCGAAGATGATCTGGTGTGCTGTTGCATCCTGGAAGATAGATGCGAGGTGAACGCTCGTTGGCCCGGTTGCAATAGCGATGAGCATGCTTACAGCGAGGGAGGCAAGGAGGAGGAGAAGGATAGCTGGTCCCCGGTAGCGCATTAGATCAAGTCTGTTTTTCTTAACGTAAATAAATACTCACCATCCGGAATCAGCATCAGTCATCAGGAGGATATCCTGTTTCCCCCTATATTGCGGTAAAGATCTTCCCCTCCCGGTTGTCACTGTTCCAGGCTGGATGGGAGGTATTCCAGACTCATGGTCAGTCGGGAAGAGAAATGCTCAACGAATCTCCAGGGCCTTTTTCTGCCTTTCTTGTTATACGTATCAATATCTCAGAGTTATAGCGGGGATACATATATAGACAAATTGTAAATATAATTTACAATATGTCCAGTACAGTCGGGACTACCATGATCAAACGGGATGCAGAGGAGAAACTCCGAATACCTGCCACCGGTTTTCCTGCCGTTTCAGTCATCGGTCCACGCCAGTCAGGGAAGATGATGCTTGTGGAGGAGATCTGCACCAGCAGTGAACAGCAGGGAAGCTGGTTTCATACCGGGATCTGAAGCCAGTATTCCGATATCTTGAATAAAAAGAAGGGGTTGGATCACACAATCCTCCTCGCATCAGAGATCACATCCACGATCACCGGAACATTCATTGATAGCGCCTTTTGAACCGCTCCTGCCAGTTCATCCGGCTGCTCCACCCTGATCCCGGCACCGCCGCAGGCCCCGGCATAGGCAGCAAAGTCGGGGTTATGGAGGTCTGTTCCGAAATTTGGGTAGTTCTCCATCAGCTGCTCGACCTGTATCATCCCAAGCTGCCGGTTGTTCATGATGATGACAACCATCGGGAGATCGTACTTCACCGCGGTGACAAAATCTGCCATCGCCTGCGAGAAGCCGCCGTCGCCGGTGATGCAGACGACCTGTTTCTCCGGGTAGGCAAGTTTTGCCGCAAGTGCCGCCGGAAACCCAAAGCCCATCGTCCCAAGATACCCCGACATCGTAAACCGCTGCTGGTTCATCCTGAAGTTCCGCCCAAACCACCACTGGTTCTCGCCGACATCCAGGCAGATGACTGCATCTGCTGGAAGCGTCTCCGAGAGGACCTTCATGAGATAGGGAGGACGGATTGGGACTGCTGTCGAGTCGGCCTCGTTCTCCAGTTGCTCAGACCAGGCCTTCTTCATACCGGCAAGCTCGTCTGCAAGGCCGGGGCGGGTCTTCTTTGAAACCATCTCTGCCAGGAGGGGAATCGTCTCCGAACAGGTGCCAAAGAGCGGGATCGTCTGTCTCCCGATACCGAGACGGAGGGGGTTTGTATCTACCTGGATGATCCGGCTGTCTTGCGGGACATTGGTGAATTTCGAGAACCCGACACCAAAGCAGATGATCAGATCAGATCGTTCTGCCAGCAGGCGGGCCTGTGGCGAGCCGACAGATCCAAGCACGCTGATCACCCGTGGGTGATCTTCAGGGAGGATGCCCTTTGCCCGGTACGTCGTCAGGATCGGGGCATCGATTGCCTCTGCAAACCGGAGTACAGCAGCTCCATCGTCATATGCCCCAAACCCTGCAAGGACAACCGGATTCTCTGCTGCCTCAATCGCGTCAGCTGCCTCTTTGAGTGTTGTCGCATCCGGTATGACGGCTGGTTCGGGGATGATCGCCTCACGCCTTGAGATAGAGGGATCAAGGGGTTGTTTCTGGATATCATTTGGAATTGAGAGCTGGGCAACACCATGGCGGAGTGTTGCATACCGAATCGCCCGTGAGAGGAGGAGGAGTGTCATCTTCCGGTCAGATATGGTGTTGTTATACACGGTTACCGGCCTGAAGAAGGCGTCCTGATCGATCTCCTGCATCCCGTACTCGCCGGTATACTGCATCTCGACCTGCCCGTTTAGGGAGAGGACAGATGCCCCGTCCTCTTTTGCATCATAGAGACCGGTTGCAAGGTTTG is a window encoding:
- a CDS encoding V-type ATP synthase subunit K yields the protein MSIEITAGFILAVTGAGLAVGLSAIGSGIGVGIAGATGAGVIAIKPEKFGQALVFQAVPQTQGMYGLLVAVLILLSTGVIGGGGGEVSTAMGLAALGAGLAAGIAGISAIGQGIAASAGIATSSEREESMGRSLVFSVIPETQAIYGLLVAILIMAFTGMLTGEEIATTATGLAAIGCALAIGIAGISAIGQGIAAAAGSAASAEHEASFGRSLVFSVIPETQAIYGLLVAILIMAFTGMIAGDPVSDAAFGIAAIGCGFAIGLAGLSAIGQGIAAAAGAAVSAERTESFGRSLVFSVIPETQAIYGLLVAILIMAFTGMITRDLVPTLAAGFAAVAAGIAVGFAALSAIGQGIAASAGIATTSEREETFGKGLVFTVIPETQAIYGLLVAILVMAFTGIITRDVTATAAAGLAAIGAGFAVGLAGLSAIGQGMTAAAGIGAVARRPASMGQSLVFAVMAETFAIFGLLVAILIMFGIGLFGGV
- a CDS encoding V-type ATP synthase subunit I — encoded protein: MIYPAEMHKVMIGIHHRYAGTFLQAIHEAGIIELTPISEGEHLLHLVTPVEREEIRQAIAAAQSRTERAVEVLTDQNNGERGRIAAFFLPEKRDPVNVSEKTPQECLDAAAQSNPLIEDVLLKRTRLSAINEQLLRLGEEEQHLLLYATLSDTLPPPEEKQFLTIRAGLIPGGECEDVALLLWEEGIENAVAASVCRFQEEGMVALVVSHRTAADRVDSLLRSRAFADFQFGWRTGNVAGALRSVGQEREALKREREEINESLDTIRKQKYQQLFGLAEELRLAREQIDASARAGRTRDLRLYTGWIRRRDIPTLEKIGEDSAGGTLIYRSIPGTDGDADVPVSYAHPFWLRPFETLTSTFARPRYREVDPTIFLAPVLVITFGIMLGDAGYGLCLAILSLMLLAGPARAPGSTRDLGWVLLACSLSGIVFGILQGGFFGDLFPAYLGMAVPFARVDPLTNPLAILTAALIFGIAHLNVGLGIAGYMNLKDGKTGEMIKKQGLWFAIQPCAAILLFSFFGWAEFSQALILASGFGAAACAIMIIITEGPLGFFSITGFLGDWLSYTRILALALATAGIAMTVNILAGMIWSIHPVLVVVAIIFAIAGHAANLVLQALGGFIHALRLQYVEFFGTFYQGGGRAFSPFAADRVATRLLEDDT
- a CDS encoding glucokinase translates to MVDDYIIAADIGGTTSRFGSFALLEDGELFCRDLVHLRTGESGSFTALIQKAEDAFCSACDHPPAAVVLAVPGPVRKGAPVILPNIPFTISESEQERRFLDRKIILINDFAAQGYACWRNQHLATEVIQEGYFRKEGTMAVIGAGTGLGHCAIKRCNEGLPVAIPSEAGHAAFPFSGDEEIRYLHYLLQKEGISYPNCDLVVSGRGLSHLHAWLTGDCLEPEEIVRQIGSESKTTILFSRFYARACRNYALSLLATGGIFITGGIAMNNTFLVNNTFFRDEFADAGPYTGLLQEIPVSVVTDERVGLLGAAECARIRLGNRTAPRQI
- a CDS encoding chorismate mutase; amino-acid sequence: MGIQEIRDEIEKIDAEIVELIKKRQSLAGKMAHEKVKAGRPPVDPDQRDQVIGRAVETAVELGIDPAGIREIFSHLVRMSEDKQRGCMGDGNLP
- a CDS encoding cache domain-containing protein — its product is MQSLQILFIGIAALLAGVAIGLIAAPAPDTDDEAARVLLELQSEITASLHTLDTRLAAAAYDLGATGLDTDPAREILLETSTIHPSVIDSTTVGPDGIIRAAEPPAYHDVEGTDVSDQLATQHILATHRPIMSRILPVAEGIDASFISAPVFTREGIADEPPGMFIGFTSVVFRPDLLIGEAALPVVAGTPYTICVVDTDGRVIYDTDPDQIGLPLDDPIYTAYPELVAFVTRVTEERQGKGSYTFRGETKESIWTTVSLYGTEWRVAVNRIAD
- a CDS encoding ABC transporter substrate-binding protein, which produces MRSQKTKSIWRSIGVLAAIMVLCTGVGAALAPEEPAGQTLLNEDGTLTITVPEDAGHTIPIDSYPDRIVSLAPSNTELLFAIGAGDRLVAVADQSDYPAEAHAIPTVGGYRTVSLEKVVAAKPDLVVATSGNSGELIERLRRLGFEVVVIEPETMDGILDDILLLGRLTGNTAEAKLLTTNLDKRIQAVTDTVADRLETPSVAHIVWHDPVWVSGDKTFQHEVITRAGGTNAFESFEEWEIIGLEEFVIANPDYILVNSGTGMDKDDYDIIYEYVMNEPRFQRMNAVKQKRVIIVDADTISRGGPRIVDALEEVADVIHPDLFTSTDRKRVPVESSPAGMVLPLLALIMAAVLAWKRT
- a CDS encoding ABC transporter ATP-binding protein translates to MKAVDVVDLDVRYGAHQILEEIAFSVQSGEMIGICGPNGSGKTTLLKAMSRIVAPAGGDVYYNGDQLDSLSFRMLAQRVAVVPQETAINFDYTVAEIVMMGRHPYIGRFASESREDHAICERVMRLANVSHLADMPVNQISGGERQRVLIARALAQEPDILLLDEATSHLDISHQIEILTIIRKEMEKTATISVFHDINLASCYCDRIILLKERQIAGIGRPADVVTENLIHSVYGISVIVATHPSTNRPYILPMYEKAQLETGGRRVHLVCGGGTGSFIQRELHQAGCLLSTGVLNVLDSDYTTARDLGIPIISEAPFASISGDAAEALISFLEEADMILLVPMPVGSGNLENIRLLEPYAKKTVLVGCVESFEDHTGGAATSLLFRLVLGGMVVADSLEDAMTMRV
- a CDS encoding FecCD family ABC transporter permease, coding for MRYRGPAILLLLLASLAVSMLIAIATGPTSVHLASIFQDATAHQIIFDIRLPRVIAAVLVGAALATAGTAMQALFKNPMADPYIIGTSAGGSLGAVISIVFLAGVGLPVLAFTGAVGATFLVYTIARRGGKIPVETLLLTGVALSMFLSAMLSFLMYTAGKSLHQIVFWLMGGFWTVSWDQVWVALLIPAGCLLIYLFARDINIISLGDEDAVHLGVNVEQLKILLLFASAVLAGIAVSIAGAIGFIGLITPHLMRTIVGPDHRVLFPAAILAGALILLWADTFTRTFGNEMPVGIITAFLGAPFFMYLLRRRSAV
- a CDS encoding ATP-binding protein, giving the protein MSSTVGTTMIKRDAEEKLRIPATGFPAVSVIGPRQSGKMMLVEEICTSSEQQGSWFHTGI
- a CDS encoding thiamine pyrophosphate-dependent enzyme, coding for MSHWKCSVCGYVYDEEAGEPSTRTEPKTRFDELPEDWRCPVCAAGKTAFSQISADAPSGPALSMIWRCTVCNYRYSEDTGEPATNTPPGTRFAELAEDWRCPVCGAARTVFVMVRKDAITHEQSEKTVSDVIIGEMVSAGIDLVFGLPGTSSLGLVDAIRKNGKVRYIVVRHEEAAAMAASAYNKLTGRIAACLTIAGPGATNLATGLYDAKEDGASVLSLNGQVEMQYTGEYGMQEIDQDAFFRPVTVYNNTISDRKMTLLLLSRAIRYATLRHGVAQLSIPNDIQKQPLDPSISRREAIIPEPAVIPDATTLKEAADAIEAAENPVVLAGFGAYDDGAAVLRFAEAIDAPILTTYRAKGILPEDHPRVISVLGSVGSPQARLLAERSDLIICFGVGFSKFTNVPQDSRIIQVDTNPLRLGIGRQTIPLFGTCSETIPLLAEMVSKKTRPGLADELAGMKKAWSEQLENEADSTAVPIRPPYLMKVLSETLPADAVICLDVGENQWWFGRNFRMNQQRFTMSGYLGTMGFGFPAALAAKLAYPEKQVVCITGDGGFSQAMADFVTAVKYDLPMVVIIMNNRQLGMIQVEQLMENYPNFGTDLHNPDFAAYAGACGGAGIRVEQPDELAGAVQKALSMNVPVIVDVISDARRIV